One Aspergillus oryzae RIB40 DNA, chromosome 2 genomic window carries:
- a CDS encoding uncharacterized protein (predicted protein), producing the protein MDISTATMWRACGPLTCEGASHGSPAKTQMPTPQPPDMPQAKTLSRDISDETAAVIDGWRITHLTQDPFGQIATAELHITAPVLTAVLDYHSASSDYYLRGPHDTGVPVQGQEHTYRRVGHIWELGMSHFQALERQSIVLI; encoded by the exons ATGGATATATCCACTGCGACTATGTGGCGGGCATGTGGGCCGCTGACTTGCGAAGGAGCATCGCATGGGAGCCCGGCGAAGACCCAAATGCCGACTCCTCAGCCTCCCGACATGCCAC AGGCCAAGACGCTATCTCGGGATATATCCGACGAGACTGCTGCCGTTATTGACGGCTGGAGGATCACGCATTTGACTCAAGACCCCTTTGGCCAGATCGCAACGGCAGAATTGCATATAACTGCCCCAGTACTGACAGCGGTTCTTGATTACCACTCAGCTTCCTCGGATTATTACCTTCGCGGACCCCACGACACTGGAG TCCCCGTCCAGGGGCAGGAACACACATACCGACGGGTAGGACATATCTGGGAGCTGGGAATGTCTCATTTTCAGGCACTGGAGAGACAGAGTATCGTCCTCATTTAA